In the Wyeomyia smithii strain HCP4-BCI-WySm-NY-G18 chromosome 2, ASM2978416v1, whole genome shotgun sequence genome, one interval contains:
- the LOC129723137 gene encoding uncharacterized protein LOC129723137 isoform X9 produces MEQWVSDTFYSYFPSFNKNQNEKKSMLSRARQADYQEYLKNIPQVMSKHQQYLEKFGHQTGQSPNEKGTNTTSPNQQPMGSSGNNNTATKSYLSPSVSFSPNQIPTIRKTLASDPPGSYMRKGSPREKLISDLTHTDLSTILNTDTIDRRNRMLAEVGPSQFPIIASHSDTATNRASRKSLAATFIPTNERGTLLLDEESRRKLEYQKELIKQIEEKRKEVERLREKEKLEEEMLTSRLEQQLKTMQLEEELEREKIRSEKVRIANEQNHIRRLQLLSKLENDHKVFNPHDEQRKTLSENGKEVYIDHQHQQQQHQQQKTTANAKVYRYFSNSAQNEKPSSFTSSSISSELDYNSSSESAGQYERYQFCKKCRADIDRSFLPRAGLDHSRHYHHAQKHHQQQHKTTPKRAHKEDHCLNCHTRMERLCEKCDRVLKRSLKENLCTICQQALQNSRAQKEAQFELRRQRSKLLRSMEQFDDDYDNRPVTEVENPPHPASTSPPNPYKIIDIQYHESDNDHDLAVLNPVIVRNNYKKPYSLNIDKDSIFHPSKKTPEPKVSVNIRNGEVFVDNKLNPSAVKRPSSPPGVLAREDTDDPITDEMDERISKYVKHYNTLWMKRGMRKNNLISQKNAQFSSESLQNKPLLPSLSPAKVYVSDRADNLKSDAMKTTEKKWDIPAVERIKVSPGSPRVLTQLGAIRKQLQLEQLEMDKTFDKSY; encoded by the exons ATGGAACAGTGGGTGTCGGACACATTCTATTCGTACTTTCCTAGCTTCAACAAAAATCAGAACGAAAAGAAATCGATGCTCTCCCGTGCCCGCCAAGCCGACTATCAAGAATATCTGAAAAAT ATCCCTCAAGTGATGTCCAAACACCAGCAGTACCTCGAAAAGTTCGGCCACCAAACCGGCCAGTCTCCCAACGAAAAAGGAACGAACACTACCAGTCCAAATCAACAACCGATGGGAAGCAGCGGTAACAACAACACCGCCACCAAGTCCTACCTTAGTCCATCTGTCAGCTTCAGCCCGAACCAGATACCAACGATTAGGAAGACGCTAGCAAGTGACCCGCCCGGCTCGTACATGCGCAAAGGTAGTCCGCGGGAAAAGTTAATCAGTGATTTGACCCATACTGATCTGTCCACCATTCTCAATACAGACACCATTGACAGGCGGAACCGGATGCTGGCGGAAGTAGGTCCCTCCCAGTTTCCAATCATTGCTAGTCACTCCGACACTGCAACTAACCGTGCTAGTAGAAAGTCACTCGCTGCGACTTTCATTCCCACTAACGAGCGGGGAACCCTGCTGCTAGAT GAGGAAAGCCGTAGAAAATTGGAATACCAAAAGGAGCTCATCAAGCAGATAGAGGAAAAACGGAAAGAAGTGGAGCGATTAAGGGAGAAAGAAAAACTGGAAGAGGAAATGCTTACCAG TCGCTTGGAACAACAGTTGAAAACGATGCAACTTGAGGAGGAACTGGAGCGCGAAAAGATTCGCAGCGAAAAG GTCCGCATCGCCAATGAACAGAACCACATCCGGCGATTGCAATTACTTTCTAAACTGGAAAACGACCATAAGGTGTTCAACCCACATGATGAGCAACGCAAGACGTTGTCCGAAAATGGCAAAGAAGTCTACATTGATCATCAGcatcagcaacagcagcatcagcagcagaaAACGACGGCCAACGCAAAAGTCTATCGCTACTTTAGCAACTCGGCACAAAACGAGAAACCGTCCAGCTTCACATCTTCCAGCATTTCATCTGAGCTAGACTATAATTCTTCCAGTGAATCTGCGGGGCAGTACGAGCGTTATCAGTTTTGTAAAAAATGTCGAGCTGACATCGATCGGTCGTTTCTTCCACGGGCTGGACTGGATCACAGCCGTCATTATCATCATGCTCAAAaacaccatcagcagcagcataaaaCAACACCGAAAAGGGCTCACAAGGAGGATCATTGCCTCAACTGTCACACTCGAATGGAGAGGCTTTGTGAGAAGTGTGATCGGGTTCTGAAACGTTCTCTAAAGGAAAATCTGTGTACGATTTGTCAACAGGCACTGCAAAACAGTCGCGCCCAAAAAGAAGCCCAGTTCGAGTTAAGACGGCAGCGTAGTAAATTACTGCGCTCGATGGAACAGTTTGACGACGATTACGACAATCGACCTGTGACTGAGGTTGAGAATCCTCCGCATCCGGCTTCCACGTCACCACCAAACCCATACAAAATCATCGACATCCAGTATCACGAAAGCGACAACGATCATGACTTAGCGGTGCTAAATCCGGTGATTGTTCGAAACAACTACAAAAAGCCTTACTCACTAAACATCGATAAGGATTCGATCTTCCATCCTAGCAAGAAGACACCAGAGCCCAAGGTATCCGTTAACATTCGTAACGGTGAAGTTTTCGTAGACAACAAGCTAAACCCGTCAGCTGTCAAGCGTCCCTCAAGTCCACCTGGCGTGCTCGCACGGGAAGATACCGACGATCCTATCACCGACGAAATGGACGAACGTATTTCCAAATATGTGAAGCACTACAACACCCTCTGGATGAAGCGCGGCATGCGCAAAAACAATCTTATTTCTCAGAAAAATGCGCAATTTTCGTCGGAGTCGTTGCAGAATAAACCGCTGCTGCCATCGCTTTCGCCAGCGAAAGTGTACGTCAGCGATCGGGCCGATAACCTTAAAAGTGACGCCATGAAAACTACCGAGAAAAAATGGGAT ATTCCCGCCGTAGAACGGATCAAGGTATCACCCGGGTCGCCACGCGTGCTCACTCAGCTAGGCGCCATTCGGAAACAACTGCAACTCGAACAATTGGAAATGGATAAGACGTTCGATAAGAGTtactaa